A part of Desulfomicrobium baculatum DSM 4028 genomic DNA contains:
- a CDS encoding glycosyltransferase translates to MNIALLTNTFTPHVGGVARSVEAFAKAYRELGHRVLVVAPEFEDAPEYETDVFRIPAIQHFNGSDFSVVLPVPSGLSDKMEEFSPDIIHSQHPFLLGMTAVRIARTLDLPLVFTHHTLYEQYTHYVPGDSPAMKRFIIELSTRYANLADQVFAPSESIRDILIERGVTSPVLVVPTGVNVERFAYGKGPDFLMKKRIPEDAFVVGHMGRLAPEKNLEFLARSVVAFMKEHGQAVFLLVGAGPSQEEIEQIFAEAGMSDRLCMCGVLVKDDLADALNAMSVFAFASKSETQGMVLTEAMAAGLPVVALDAPGVREVVVDASNGRLIREETEEAFAAALRWVHARSRDEMDILIAAARATAEAFSMAASARKALAAYENLRPDPAIRQHEDELGWDHVRGRIKAEWDILKTLAQSGDEALSESFFTPDKEMKR, encoded by the coding sequence ACCTTCACCCCGCACGTAGGGGGCGTGGCGCGTTCGGTGGAAGCGTTTGCGAAGGCGTACCGGGAGCTTGGTCATCGTGTGCTGGTCGTGGCGCCGGAATTCGAGGATGCGCCGGAGTACGAAACCGATGTCTTCCGCATTCCCGCGATCCAGCATTTCAACGGCAGCGACTTTTCGGTGGTGCTGCCGGTACCGAGCGGGCTGTCCGACAAAATGGAAGAATTCAGCCCCGACATCATCCACTCCCAGCATCCCTTCCTGCTTGGCATGACCGCGGTACGCATTGCGCGAACGCTCGATCTGCCGCTGGTGTTCACCCATCACACGCTTTACGAGCAGTATACGCACTATGTACCGGGCGATTCGCCGGCAATGAAGCGTTTCATCATCGAGCTGTCCACCCGCTATGCCAATCTTGCCGACCAGGTCTTTGCGCCCAGCGAGAGTATTCGCGACATCCTGATCGAGCGGGGCGTCACCTCGCCGGTGCTGGTGGTGCCGACAGGCGTCAATGTTGAGCGCTTTGCATATGGCAAGGGCCCAGACTTTCTGATGAAAAAACGCATCCCCGAAGATGCGTTCGTGGTGGGGCATATGGGACGCCTGGCCCCTGAAAAGAACCTGGAATTTCTCGCACGATCGGTCGTGGCCTTCATGAAGGAGCATGGCCAGGCGGTGTTCCTGCTGGTCGGTGCCGGACCGTCGCAGGAGGAGATCGAGCAGATATTTGCCGAGGCAGGCATGAGCGACCGGCTCTGCATGTGCGGCGTGCTGGTCAAGGACGACCTCGCCGATGCGCTCAATGCGATGAGCGTGTTCGCGTTTGCGTCGAAAAGCGAAACCCAGGGCATGGTCCTGACCGAAGCCATGGCTGCCGGCCTGCCGGTGGTTGCGCTCGATGCGCCAGGCGTCAGGGAAGTTGTGGTGGACGCGAGCAACGGGCGGTTGATCCGGGAGGAAACGGAGGAGGCCTTTGCCGCAGCGCTCCGGTGGGTGCATGCACGTTCGCGCGACGAGATGGACATTTTGATCGCTGCCGCGCGCGCCACGGCCGAAGCATTTTCCATGGCCGCTTCCGCGCGCAAGGCGCTTGCGGCGTATGAAAACCTGCGTCCCGATCCCGCCATCCGGCAGCATGAGGATGAGCTTGGCTGGGATCATGTCAGAGGGCGCATCAAGGCCGAGTGGGATATTCTGAAGACGCTTGCGCAGTCCGGCGATGAAGCCCTGAGCGAGAGCTTCTTCACCCCGGACAAGGAGATGAAGCGATGA